agtaattgcacgctgtcaatgacaatgTATAgttttcgaataacggccacGGCCGAAAATATTAAtaaaaactgcagagaacttcATGATGCACTCATTAATAAGCACTGGCAAGgataatagcactcggctatgtctcgtgcaattagtatccttgccattgcttgttactcgtgctataataataccataaattattgcactcttagcgcATACTAGTAATTATCCTTATATGCACCTACCATGTATGGTAAAATTTTGGTCACATGAACGTCTCGGTGACTCAGGCAAATTTCTTCTTTGTTCCCATTTGACCAGATGTACGTGGCAGTGTTGGCAAGACATGGCAAAATTTTCTATCTTTCCTTCTCGTCCATGACAACCGACAACCTGCACCTACTTGGGTAGATCTAAGTAAATGTGGTAAATCTTGATACCAAAATGCCTGACCTCTTTTGCCACAAAGCTCAAAGCTAGATTTGGGATAAATGAGCCCCACCCTAGgcctagtctcgcgagcagacttgTCCTAGAGGTTCCCCCCCtcccacgtctgctcgcgagactaggcCTAGCCCTTCCTCTATCCATCCATTCCAGGTCTAGATGCAAATATTCATTTGTAAAATTGTTGACCATTACCTTTGTTGCAGTATTTTATGCAATGAAGACTGATGTTGCTATTCTGTTTGTGATTGTTTTTTTCTTAAAACAGGGTCTTGTTAGACCAGAAATAATTGGTGCAGTTGTCCTACCACATGGTGAGTAGAATATCTAATATCAGTTGTGACAACATTTTATAATCATGACTTTTTTATAAAGCACCGTACCGGTACCGTAAAAACTCGATTTGAATAGAGGGcaccttaaatcgaggttttacggtaTACCGCGTACCGTAGTACCTCAAgactcgatttaaggcgacactttttaatcaCAAttccagaggtcgcttcttatAGAAgttaaaaaattattttgaagtcctggtgtcgcatatttagagagTTGCGTCTAATTAGAGGTAACTCCACCTAGTCTatttgcctcgatttcaggccgcatAAAGGGTCGTCTTGAATCAAACTCTTACGGTAGATCTACTTGATACAGCGCTAGAACAAAATTCCACTTTCTGGTGCATTTTTAGAAATCCAAAAATCGCGTTCAATCTGAGCTGGCACTTAATCATGTAGGCACTGCAATCTCTTAGTACGTGTCAAAACACCATGACTGTGTACATTCCGTCACGCTTTATCAGTCTCACAAACGGTGCCATGTACTGCACGGCCATCATAACATAAATGTCACAGACAGCACACAAAATTTACTAAATCAGGACACATCGATGTAGTAAAGTGTGAAATCGCTTTAATTAGCGTGAGCCCAATTTTTTTCAGATttcaacagctataattattcagtctatatgtagactttcaccaaggttagcaTTAGATGGGCGTAGCCTGTCCATATACAAtgtaggctattgtcagctttcactttGTTCAAACGATTGTCATCTACACTGTTGCAAATCTTTTGTTAATATAGCAGGCtacgggtagctatcagaatgctattagatgggctagaaaccttctaTATCTACTTTCTttaatccacttccgtttgttgtgacgttattgttttactgagcatatacgatgttatctaAAGCCCCCAGATATCGGGTGagattagcgcatgcgcaagatCTGCCTTGTCATGCTTTTTTATAagcatcataataattagcaAACATAGCGCTTTTTAGAAATTGCGTTCAGTCTGAGTtggcgcttaaattatggtACCGCTGTAATTAGTATCAGGCGGcaaaattatactgcatgctaAAGGTTTGATGTTGCTGCAagactatagatctagatcatgCATGGTAGTCTAGCAGTCTTATACCGTAGTTAGTGTAAACACAGCACCACTATAATTTTAATGTGAGGTTctaaaagaaaaagaagagccAACTGTTCACAGATACAAATTTTGTGTGGTTCTTATATAAAAAGGTGTGTTTGTGATGCCAAGGCAATCGCTTTGGAGTTTTTATGAGGATGCATTCAATGCTATAGCTgcaatactgtacatgtattactgtCTAGATGCAACTGTAAAAACGATCGACCTAGCTGCGAGAGAGATTGTACTTTACTCTAGACTAGccatagctattataatttaAGCGCCAGCTAGGAATGACAATTTTGCGGGCTAGAAAAAGCTCTTACGCCACTTGAAAGTGTAATGAATTTTTGGAGCGCTGCAATTATAGAAGTCGATTGGCTTCTCGTTCACATGCAGGTGGAATAGCAGTTGACCCCTCTCATTTTAAAACCACCAACAAGACTTCTCTGGCTCAAGCATGGGAGATTCACAATGCTTGTGTGAAAGTAAGTTTAGAAATTACTAGATATTCATCGGTAATTATATAGGGCTCTTAATGTTCGTCAAAGGAAACTAtaaccgtattactagaatgttttgtgagcatcaaacatttacgaattttgcgagggttgatcaattcgcatcaataaaatccgcaaaacctaaattattactagtaaatacacacgatccttgccagaacgcaatagttagatcgcaaagggtcaaattttctgctaatttggctcattcacaaaagtttttcacccgcaaaatattctggTAATACGGTACATAGTATTTAAATGCTGTAATGCTGTAATGATgataacaataacaataattataatcgtcAACATAACTAAATCTCACCCTGCTGACGTATAATATTTAGGCTGGCAAGCTGACACAGGGGCTAAAGCCAGACCTCATCCTACTGAGCACCCCTCATGGAGTGGCTGACCAGACTAACTTCCAGTTCTATCTTAACTCAAAGGTACTTCACTAATACAGTTTTTTTCATGTACGTAACGAGAGCTTGATGATTCAGTATACAGTGTCAAATTAACTATTTCTCAAATGAAAATCATGAACGATTGGGATTTGTAATCAAACTTTTACTGTGTTGTATATCAGCTTGTGCACAATTGTTAGGCTGTGCATTTATGGTGTTACACAATGCATTTACAAGTTGTTTTGccacgtatgtgtgtgtagggtttTGGGAGTGCCGATACTGACAACTGTGCTTGTCCCCCTTGCTGTTACAACGTCTCTGTTGACTTGGATCAAAATGTCTCCAAGGACCTCGTTATTGAATTGAAGGTACTTATTTACGACTATCTATAACATCTCCTATCAACAAGGTATCGTTAAGGAGTTTTTATACGCTCAGAATATCAGTATCTTTGATCGTTTAAACCCTAAACCTATAATCCATGAAGTCATATTCATTTCTTGGTGCTATAGGCTATGAGTCGTAATGTGAGTGGTCTGGTAGGGTTTGGAGATGCTGTCCCCTTTCCTCTTGCCTGGGGGGAGGTTATTCCCCTGCACTTCCTGTTGGGTGGAGCCAGAGTGGTGGTGCTCTCTCAGCCCAACAGGAGGTACACGGACAGTGTACAAATGATTCCTGAGCTGCTAGAGATGGGTGAGTACGTGACAATGCCTCGATGAGATTCTTAAACATGTTTTCACACTCTATATccctacatgattgtatatatagggACGTCACTGTTCAGTGTACTTGAGTCGTCAAACCTGAAAGTGGTGGTAGCCATCAGTGCTGACCTGGCACATACTCATGACCCCAATGGACCCTATGGCTATTCAAATGCCTCCCAGCCATTCGATGATGTGAGTATTCTATCATACACTAGCTTTACCTGGTAACTATGCATACTGGTACACCTAAGCACACAGAATTTCATTGGATACTTTTTGTGTTTCGCTGCTAACATAACTATGGTACGGCGTAGTCTATTTATTATTTGTTTATTCAGGCCCTCGGAAAGTGGGCGGAATCGCTTGATTCCCAGGCTCTTTTGCACACTGCTGCTAGTCTGGTGGACAGCGCCTTGTCGTGTGGATTCACTGGTTTGGTTATGCTACACGGACTCATGGAAAGCATGTGAGTATAACAGTACCAAGGGTGTATAAAGGAGAAAAGGGCATGTAACAGATGTGAGCAAAAACCAAAGTGGGCGGTGGAAAACGACAGTAATATCTATTTAGTATATcctgtctatatataattatggcttttGTTCTTCTTCTTTATACACCCTTgacagtacataattatttgctcaTTTAATTTGCATCACTATATACGTGTATAaggtcagggtgtcatacaagGGGGTGGAGGGATTTGCATttaggtactagttgtatgacaaGAACGCGCAAAGGCAACCCAAAACTCACCAGAATACACCTAAGACTAGCATCACCGACTCAACATTTCCGCATGTCCCCCTGGGTCGGTGATGttgcacacactaacagaGTATCAAAAATACACCTTAAAATGTTCTGGTGATCGACTTTTAGACACCCCTTTCAAAATTCTTGGATCCACCCCTGCACGTGTCTTTATTTCCCCCtttacttcaaaatcctgtatttTTGGTATGTAACATTGGCTTATGCACCAATCCCACAAACATTATTCCAACTTCGGACAACGTTGAATAAAGTATTTGGAGAAAACCAatgcagttataattatactatctaTACATTGTAGACTAATTATCGATCTATGTGCATAAACGTTTTTTACACTTaacttgtacatgcacacacgctaAAACAGAGGTTTAAAGTTCTGGACTTCTGAACTATTAGTCAATCACCATCCAAGTTATTATGGTATGATGGTAGCAACATTTCTAAAGTCAGTACTAAATAATTAGTTATTGTTGTACGTGATTGACTATGTGACTTTTGTGTTAAGTGTACGTTGCCATTTAGTGCAAGTTGTATGTGCAGATACCacaattcacaataattaccGCACATTTCTATACACCTATACACATTATTGTAGAATGTAATATGAGAATCTAAGTAACTGTGACACCAGAGTAATGGGCAGGCAATTTTCCACATGCAGCTGTGGTTATCATCATTTATTATACCTCCTCAGCAGTTCTGTACTagacatgtacattaataGATCATTCGTGATACCACGTCTCACACTCACTCCCACACTTTAAGGCAATTTgggtatgtatataattacccAAATTACACACCCATAATTCTcaagctataaattatacttaaCATGCATTATTTGGTACGTCTGtctatacagtagactctcactaATCCAGCTCTCTGAAGTGCGGTCACCTTGATATACAAGTCGTTTCATTTGGTACGGATTTGTGTagtgcacaaaactcgccctgaaatgcggccactcgctatccCGTTCCCAGTACAGGCcaatttgtctctaaaataggcctggtattgattgtatgtGGGCGTGGTTGGAATTTGATGGGTGTagctagatgggcgtgcccgtccccaACCATAAAAGGGGGGACGGGTttcagccctatctagcattcgttctgctgTTCCTGTACTAATGAATATAGTTAATATTAGCCGCGCCTCTAACCACAGAGCTCAGTTTGCTGCAGAAAAGGGGAGGAGCTGGGAAGCCAAGGAATGCATTACGtaagaactacatgtatataatctgattggtgctgaaATGTATTACGTAAGCAGTCTGCGATCTGAATGTGCTGCGTGATTTTCTGCAGCAGAACAAATGCTAGATAGAGCTGAAACCCGTCCCCCCCTTTTATGGctggggacgggcacgcccatctagggTGTAGCCGGAAACTGTTTTGTAAAAACATACTAATTATACAGAATGACCGAATAGTTATGATATTGTATATTCCTTGCTTTCAGTGAGCTCGTGCATGCCCATCAGCTAAGAGTAACGATGGATCATGGGGGCTAATGGAAAAATGGAGCTTCCTGTAAAATTTAAGTGTACCATAAATATTCACAGAAactcacatgcagtcatgcatggTCTACACAACACCAGCGAGCATGAGCCAATGCCGTAACGTCACACTATATACTAGGATTGTGTCTACAGTTAGTAAATTTCCAATGGTGAAAGGGGGTTTATCAAAGGTACGTAGTGACTGGGCCTGTTCTTTCATGAGAGTGAAGCCTCCTTGCTTCGCACAAGCAGTGCATACTCCACTCAAGAACACTTGcacacgtacttactctgGCACGGAATTAATGATTACGGTAGCttttacggagtaagtatTTTTACGTACACCTATTATATAGTGTTTGCTCACTCAGTGAATACTTAGTGAATTCCAGATACTCAATACTAGGCGTtgtcgacctagcgttattttagagacaaatcggcctgggaattAGGCTAGCTGCCCCACAAACTAGATTTTTTGCATTTTGAATGTGGTTCGAGGTACAGGGACTGCTATCTAGCcacggctattttctgaaatacagccacctcacTATAATTCTTTCCGGCCAAGCTATACTATCctaagggtgaccggattaacaagACTATACTGTATATCCAAATACTAACAACTCGTTGCATGAATGGGCCTGTATAGCCGCCTGTTCAATATTGTTGCACTTTATACATAAAAATACCAAACcctgtagatctacatgtgcatgcatgcaggtaagcataatagcatataattatgattatagcaACAGTGTCTGCATACCCATGGTTACACAGCATATAATTGTATTCATTGCATAGTAGAGTCTATATAGGTGTCCACATAACAGATAAACACTAGTCTTGATAGCTAGTAAATTTTACAATCCTTTCCTAGCACCAACTTTTGTACCGTGACACTGCAAATAGAGCAACAACCCTATACAAAATGTCTACCCCTGATGCTGAGGAGGGTCCTACTACTGCAACAACACCCATTGCTGACATCATTTCAAACATGAAAGCAAGCAGCGAATGGAGAATCCTTGTGTATGGTGTTAATGAGCCAGATCAACAAGAGGCAAACGAGCACCATATGCATATCCTGAGTGGTATTCTTGGAAAAGAAATATCTCCTGACGAGCGAACAATTCCAAATTTTGACTTTTCAAGCAATGGTGTTACGGTGACAGTCCATATAGGATCTCACCCTGAATGCAACGTATCTCATGACGAAGTTGATTTGATGGTGTACTTCATCCCTGTGAATGGAGATATCGTCGACCATTCCCATGTAGTTAAAATAGGAAAGATCACGACTGCACACGGAGCTATGGTTTGGAAGCACTCTGTTATTGTGTTTACTGGTGTTGATGCCACTGCAGACGCGTATGCACTGAAGACTGGAGATGTAGCTACACGATTGGAGGGAGTACTTGACTCTTGGAACACTACAGTTCAACAAGCTCTCGACTCAGCAATCGCCAACGAAGTAGGTATCAACTCAAAAGAAGTGTTGATACGACCAGCAGGAAGACGAAATCAACTCAATCTACCAAAACCACATACACGATGGTTTTCACTTCTTTGGTTAGGATGCTTTCTGTCATCTAAAGTCAACTCGATACCTGCCATTCTAAAGGTGGCTCAAGGCAGGATAGCAAACATCGTGAAGGATAGTGACATCGACCAGTTACAGCTGTTCGAGCAACATATTCAAGTCAAAGAGAATAGTATACAGCTCCCCCAGAATATGAGAATCGGTCTCGGTTTAGGTGGAAGTTCAGCTATTGCCGGTGCTGCTGCTGTTGGAGCCACAATCGGTGCTGTTATTGGTGCATTGGCAATTGGTGTTCCTTCGTTTGGAGTAGCTGCTGGTACTGGGCTTGCACTGGGAGCAGTTATTGGAGGAGGATTAGGAGCTAGCATTGCAGGAGCTGCTGTGGGTGGGAGATACAAGGCGGCAAAGGATAAGCAGATGGAAGAAATCGATGCTTCTGAGCTGAAGCTCTATTACGCTGAGCTTTTATCTCGAATTCCAAAAATGAGTGCTTATCTGACAACATGGGCTGAAAAGCAAATCAATTGCAAGATCGTTGTTACTGGTGGGAAAGGTGAAGGTATTTCCACAGTAACAGCTGCACTGATAGGTAAACCACCCCGAGAAAGTGGCTCAGGTCTTTATCTGCAGCAAGTTATCCGTATGAAAGCAAATCTGCTCGCTTATGATTTCCAGGGTTTTCCAAAAGTGGGAGACAAGCAACTTAAGGcaaaagagctagttgagttTCAAAAGAGCAAAAATACTCACCTGCTAGTATTTTGTATACCGATAACATCGCCAAAGGAGGATTTTGTGTATTCTCCACACGTCAAGTACTTGGAGCGGCTGTGTGAAGTCAATGACAAGATTCCATGCAACACAGTTATTGCTCTCACTCATGCGAATGAGATGAGGGCTGAAATGAACAAGCGAAACGATCTGTCACAAACAAGCCTCCACCAGTTTTTCCATGATGAGCTCGAAAGCTGGAAGCTGCAAATATCCACGGTATTTGAAAAATACATTCATATCGACAGTGAAATCACAGAGAAAATCCCAGTAATTCCAGTTGGAAATTTGGAGCCAGTAATCGATCTTTCCGATGACGAAAATCCCACCCCAGCTACCCAGTACCATTGGCTTTCTGAGATGCTTCTCCACGCAATGCCGGCAACAAAAGCAGAAGGATTGTCTGCTCTTATCGAAGCTAATCAACAACGAATTAGTAGCAGACTATGTCCTTATCCAGACAATGCTCCCGAACTAATCGTCGAAGCCAAGTGCTCAATGTTTTCAAAGGCTGGACTACAAGATAAGAAACAGCCAGGAGAGGCGATTGGTATGATCCTAGGAGTTAAAGAACCGGATCAAAACGAGTAAACTGACTGCAGTTTTAGCACAGTTTTAAATAGCACACTATAGTAACTATAACActattccatgcatgcatgaaaacaaacaaacgtATGTATATATGCGAGTGTAGCTTTAAGTTTATTTGTGCCAACAATCTATAATACAAATCACTATCACAGTTATGTGTGGTTGCTCCTTGACAACCATTAGAGCGTaaaactcataattatttattatgatCATGCTATTCACCCTCTTGCATGTATACCTGTGCATATACCCTATAGACAGACTGAGCACATTGTTATCAAATTGTACAACTGTGTATACCTACACAAGCAAGAAACTAAATTATCTTCACATCACGTTTAATCGAATTCATTTACTTGTTTACATCCATTGGTATCGTAACATGATCACCTCAAAGTATAAATTCTAACTGTATGGGTGCATGGGAGTGTACTACACTGACTtcaattagtataattaatagtatggctaagagtgcaatatgggattaatagcatgagtaacaagcaatggcaaggatactaattatTGCATGAGGCatagccgagtgctattaaccttgccggtgcttgttatgagtgctattaatcccttattgcacgagtagccatacaattgattgttaatcgtttgtgatgcacttttaaggacatttttagctgcagtttcagtaaaaaaaaaagccgtggccgttattcgagcgtgcggtcgtcaaggcagtaattgcacgtcgttaatgatGACGtacaattactgccttgacgacgtgcaattactgatatgacagcatgcaattattttttgctgtaattATACTGGCTGTTTGACAAATAAATTATACTTGAATCTAATCCACATTGTttgttaatataattatggtaaactctacaccataataataattatactgacttgcaattgtaaGGTGTTATTTCTACCCAAATTTCTGATTTGCAACAAACACATGATTATATGTTtgacatgcataataatagtTTGTACATGTGTGGTAAACTCTATTTGGTCAGTGCCTGGCCAACATGCATAATTCCCATGAAAGCAGCTCAAATAGATGCTCACTTGTTTGTAATTATGagctagtacacacaccaatgttttgtttttttttaGTTTTACAACTAATCAAGCAACTAGCATTTATATATAGCCGACAAACGATGTCGATTTGGGGGATGACTATTATATAAAGAGTTCAAGTTAGCTCATGTTATAATTACTGAACGACATGCACTATTATAGCTGAATAATACTTTTCAAGCCGATGAAATGTGTGATATAGCTAGTAGTGTATACAACCGGGCCATAACATTTATTATAGATAATTTTTGAGGGTCTATTTCGCAAAATTGGCTGTTTTAATTTAGCTGATGTACTATATTATTACCTATGTATACTATAGCTATCATAGCCCTTGtggcattagcctcgattccaggcatcacttcactcagggaaggccagtgaaggaggctactgtGGCATGGGCTGGGTAATAACAATTATAGGTTTTCTAAACTAACCAAgcatcactgcatgtattgtatttgTAATAAgttgttgccttttgacctctgagatcaaaggaatagcaatgccaataatttttatatcaGTGGCatattgcatgcactgtgGTCAGTCTGTATAATATGGCATACAGAAATGAAATTTACCTTTCGGTGAGGTGGCCCACACCCGGCACCAAAACAGAACAAAACCACCAAATTACCATTTTTTCCCCGTATATCTACGCATTCTATATGCAGGTTTCTATATGCAAAAATAGTTTTTTTCAAGGCAACAAATTAGTTAGGTAGTTgtgccacaagctgtttattggcccTTGTAGTAGATAATGATCTCGGGCCTAAAGgcccttgaccacaatctactaccagaccaataaacagcttgtggcacTCATACCGCATGCATATGTGGTAACTTACAACGCTTATACCGTGATCCTTGCGGACAATGCTCATACCACATGCATATGTGGTAACTTACAACGCTTATACCGTGATCCTTGCGGACAATGCTCTGGACCGTTGGTACAGATGACATGTTATAGATAGCAGGGTTTTGAGGTTATACTTTAGAAAACCTATATATCTGATTTTTAGGCTCTCACCTTTGCAGTTAATTATCAAGACCCATTATTATTGCATACCACGGGCTATATGGTATAGCTATAGCATACACGTAACACTAATTAACAGCTAATATTCGTCTCGCTGTATTTTTTACCCATTTATTAGTAAAGAAAAAAGAGAGGCTATAAGCATCTATAAAGGCCAGGCACCATGCAGTTGAGGTAAATTATTGCTACAAAAAAAAAtcagctgtacacacaccaagaCACGAATTACACAACATGCGCAAGCAATATGGCATACAGCTTCCATTAGCTTGATCCTCTATAATCACAAGAGAAATCGGTTCCTTAAATCgcatcctataattattatgactaaTGTTTCCCAACAAACCTATGTAATTGTACTCaatcatgtattataataatttatttgtaaacttaatttcgagggtataaatgttcgcggtttttgctgattaagCGTGTAGAATATTTACTCACAAATTGAAATTGTATGTATGCTATTTCACGAAAATTAATCTACAAAAACCTTAGGCTACCAGACCCGGTACcgtcattccgcgaaagtttataccctcgaaatacccactataattatacggtatctGATTccagcattataattatactatgatGCTATTCACCTGTGTACACCTGTGCATACCTACGACAAAGTAAGAAAAACAAAGCAAGAAAAACAAATTCATTACCTGTTATACCTCCAACAAAGTATGTAAATATCGTTATACTTTGCCAgcggtatacatgcatggcatcatataataattaatagaatggctaagagtgcaatatgagattaatagcacgagtaacaagcaatggcaaggaactaattgcacgaggctaAGCCGAGTGCTAtaaaccttgccagtgcttgctAGGAGTGCTagtaatcccttattgcacgagtagccatactattgattgttaatcgtttgtgatgcagttttaaggacatttttagctgcagtttcagtaaaaaaaattagccACGGCCGTTATACGaacgtgcggtcgtcaaggcagtaattgcacgtggttaatgacgacgtgcaattactgatacgtgattaatcactgtacgaatcacagtgaataataggacaacatggtTGATATTAGCTGTGCCAAACGCTCCAATAATGTGGAAGTGTATCAACATTAAGAGATGCCCTGCCCATTTTTCTCAGTAAGCTCcctggggaggggggggggtttctgggcaaccaggaaacaacgGTAgcaatggtataattatggtatcattgtagtgttttgtggcgtACTAGAAAGATGAAAATTGATTCTACCAAGGATCTGTGGTTCAAAATGGATCGTCTCACACGTgggggatgagcgcgcatgcgcattagatacACTGGAATAAGGGGCGTGTCTACAAGAAATTAAGTCACACAAATTAATGGCTACTGAATAGATATACTGGCTTCGCAATTATTTAAAGTGttgccttaaatcgaataagtacacAGTATAATATATTATGCCTCATTTTGCTATTTTAGGAAGACATGTGTGGAACCTCCCATAATGGACCCTCTCACTAGTCTCTAGAGGACAACCTTTCTATAAAGGACACTAGCTATGGCCATGGCATGGATTTAAAACACAATCTAAGTACACAGCAACAACCTAGCTCCCACAAGCAGACCATTCCTGACACCAT
This is a stretch of genomic DNA from Halichondria panicea chromosome 1, odHalPani1.1, whole genome shotgun sequence. It encodes these proteins:
- the LOC135338649 gene encoding protein TTE1956-like yields the protein MKTDVAILFVIVFFLKQGLVRPEIIGAVVLPHGGIAVDPSHFKTTNKTSLAQAWEIHNACVKAGKLTQGLKPDLILLSTPHGVADQTNFQFYLNSKGFGSADTDNCACPPCCYNVSVDLDQNVSKDLVIELKAMSRNVSGLVGFGDAVPFPLAWGEVIPLHFLLGGARVVVLSQPNRRYTDSVQMIPELLEMGTSLFSVLESSNLKVVVAISADLAHTHDPNGPYGYSNASQPFDDALGKWAESLDSQALLHTAASLVDSALSCGFTGLVMLHGLMESIGLKFWTSELLVNHHPSYYGMMVATFLKSVLNN
- the LOC135338677 gene encoding uncharacterized protein LOC135338677; this translates as MSTPDAEEGPTTATTPIADIISNMKASSEWRILVYGVNEPDQQEANEHHMHILSGILGKEISPDERTIPNFDFSSNGVTVTVHIGSHPECNVSHDEVDLMVYFIPVNGDIVDHSHVVKIGKITTAHGAMVWKHSVIVFTGVDATADAYALKTGDVATRLEGVLDSWNTTVQQALDSAIANEVGINSKEVLIRPAGRRNQLNLPKPHTRWFSLLWLGCFLSSKVNSIPAILKVAQGRIANIVKDSDIDQLQLFEQHIQVKENSIQLPQNMRIGLGLGGSSAIAGAAAVGATIGAVIGALAIGVPSFGVAAGTGLALGAVIGGGLGASIAGAAVGGRYKAAKDKQMEEIDASELKLYYAELLSRIPKMSAYLTTWAEKQINCKIVVTGGKGEGISTVTAALIGKPPRESGSGLYLQQVIRMKANLLAYDFQGFPKVGDKQLKAKELVEFQKSKNTHLLVFCIPITSPKEDFVYSPHVKYLERLCEVNDKIPCNTVIALTHANEMRAEMNKRNDLSQTSLHQFFHDELESWKLQISTVFEKYIHIDSEITEKIPVIPVGNLEPVIDLSDDENPTPATQYHWLSEMLLHAMPATKAEGLSALIEANQQRISSRLCPYPDNAPELIVEAKCSMFSKAGLQDKKQPGEAIGMILGVKEPDQNE